A genomic region of Cyprinus carpio isolate SPL01 chromosome B13, ASM1834038v1, whole genome shotgun sequence contains the following coding sequences:
- the ifi27.3 gene encoding interferon alpha inducible protein 27.3 yields MDPCTLIAAGAGAVAAVVAAPAVLTAAGFTAGGIAAGSVASSMMSAAAVANGGGIAAGSVVATLQAAGMAGISVAAQAVIGALGGTVGAAVGGPLICSAGATGAVASGGIVGTAVSSVARLISNCTA; encoded by the exons TAGCAGCAGTCGTTGCAGCTCCGGCTGTTCTAACAGCGGCAGGTTTCACCGCAGGAGGGATTGCTGCAGGTTCTGTTGCCTCCTCTATGATGTCAGCCGCTGCTGTCGCTAACGGAGGAGGGATCGCAGCTGGATCCGTGGTTGCAACTCTTCAAGCCGCTG GTATGGCTGGAATCTCTGTTGCAGCTCAGGCTGTCATAGGTGCCTTAGGCGGCACTGTGGGTGCAGCTGTGGGTGGACCATTGATATGCAGTGCAGGAGCCACAG gTGCTGTCGCAAGCGGAGGTATCGTGGGAACTGCCGTGAGCTCAGTTGCCAGGTTAATTAGCAACTGCACTGCATAA